A stretch of the Vigna radiata var. radiata cultivar VC1973A chromosome 7, Vradiata_ver6, whole genome shotgun sequence genome encodes the following:
- the LOC106767477 gene encoding uncharacterized protein LOC106767477, whose protein sequence is MLKISTSPSLTVFRNIVRKLQGKGMASTSAVSMSLPLTHTAQKKVVPTSEALLKAPLSLRTSKGVAVSKTNGRRFEVRASMKEKVVTGLTAAALTASMMVPDVAEAAVTPSLKNFLLSIAAGGVVAVVIVGVVIGVSNFDPVKRS, encoded by the coding sequence ATGCTAAAAATTTCCACCTCTCCTTCTCTCACAGTTTTCAGAAACATCGTGAGAAAATTGCAAGGGAAAGGAATGGCTTCAACTTCAGCAGTTTCAATGTCTCTCCCACTAACTCACACCGCCCAGAAGAAGGTTGTGCCCACTTCCGAGGCATTGTTGAAGGCACCGTTATCTCTGCGAACTTCAAAGGGTGTGGCAGTGTCCAAAACCAATGGAAGAAGGTTTGAGGTGAGGGCATCCATGAAAGAGAAAGTTGTGACGGGTTTGACTGCAGCTGCATTGACGGCTTCCATGATGGTTCCGGATGTGGCTGAAGCCGCCGTAACGCCTTCTCTCAAGAATTTCTTGCTCAGTATCGCCGCTGGTGGAGTTGTGGCTGTCGTGATTGTCGGTGTCGTCATTGGTGTTTCCAACTTCGATCCCGTCAAACGAAGCTGA
- the LOC106767840 gene encoding RING-H2 finger protein ATL52, producing the protein MGDFQGPFIVSSPPPSPSSSEKSSTTMLYYGLVVVGVAAAALALYNLMMMRRSRRRQMQSEGEDGLVEVVSESRIENLVSSSSSSFKYKKEGVVGYDDECSVCLSGFEEGEEVRKLPQCKHWFHAPCIDMWLYSHLDCPICRTPVVGFSQTLLESGNYERDEQLRME; encoded by the coding sequence ATGGGCGATTTCCAAGGCCCCTTCATAGTGTCATCACCCCCTCCTTCACCGTCTTCCTCGGAGAAGTCGAGCACAACGATGTTATACTATGGGCTTGTAGTGGTGGGGGTTGCAGCGGCGGCATTAGCCCTGTACAacttgatgatgatgaggaggagCAGAAGGAGGCAGATGCAATCAGAAGGCGAAGATGGGTTGGTGGAGGTGGTGAGTGAAAGTAGAATAGAGAACTTggtttcatcatcatcatcaagctTCAAGTACAAAAAAGAAGGAGTTGTGGGTTATGATGATGAATGTTCAGTTTGCTTATCTGGTtttgaagaaggagaagaagttCGGAAGCTTCCACAGTGCAAGCACTGGTTCCACGCTCCATGCATAGACATGTGGCTCTACTCTCACTTGGACTGCCCAATTTGTCGAACACCTGTGGTTGGTTTCTCGCAGACATTGCTGGAATCAGGTAATTATGAGAGAGATGAGCAATTACGAATGGAATGA
- the LOC106767839 gene encoding vacuolar protein sorting-associated protein 2 homolog 1 → MSFIFGKRKTPAEIVRENKRMLDKSIREIERERQVLQSQEKKLILEIKKSAKQGQMGAVKVMAKDLVRTRHQIEKFYKLKSQLQGVSLRIQTLKSTQAMGEAMKGVTKAMGQMNRQMNLPSLQKILQEFEYQNDRMELITEVMGDTIDDAFEGDEEEEETEELVNQVLDEIGININQELLNAPSTAVAVPAAKTKVPQVETAGDDAALDSNLQARLDNLRKM, encoded by the exons ATGAGTTTCATCTTCGGAAAGAGGAAAACCCCTGCAG AAATCGTGAGAGAGAATAAGAGAATGCTGGACAAATCAATTAGAGAGATAGAACGAGAAAGACAAGTTTTGCAGTCACAGGAGAAGAAACTGATTTTGGAGATAAAGAAAAGTGCCAAACAAGGCCAGATG GGAGCTGTTAAAGTGATGGCAAAAGATCTTGTTAGAACTAGACATCAGATTGAAAAGTTTTACAAGCTCAAATCGCAGCTCCAGGGTGTATCCCTCAGAATTCAA ACTTTGAAATCAACACAAGCGATGGGTGAGGCAATGAAAGGGGTGACTAAGGCAATGGGACAGATGAACAGACAGATGAACTTGCCATCATTGCAGAAAATCTTACAGGAATTTGAGTATCAGAATGATAGGATGGAATTGATTACAGAGGTGATGGGAGACACGATAGATGATGCTTTTGAAGgggatgaggaagaagaagaaacagaagaaCTGGTGAATCAGGTTCTTGATGAGATTGGTATCAACATCAACCAAGAG CTTCTGAATGCACCATCAACAGCTGTTGCTGTTCCAGCTGCAAAGACCAAAGTGCCTCAAGTTGAAACTGCTGGGGATGATGCCGCCCTAGATAGCAATTTACAAGCAAGGTTAGacaatttaagaaaaatgtaa
- the LOC106767666 gene encoding protein BIG GRAIN 1-like A, with product MHTRERRTPSFSSSLLDAICHSIDHSKSNLHQDQPPSLFDHNTFQKPRNKDRMNLRRAVMLEDWMDKHTSHSRSLSSQFLNYSSSSSECSSGGIFSSSETDTTTLKKQRPRPTSEKKKQDHRVSEKQNKEGGFARTKLRALKIYGELNQRVKQPISPGSRIASFLSSIFNSQNVKKAKMCYVGAVEDVSFEHKSKSPCFSSTPSSFSRRSCMSKTSSSAKKSNTNGVKRSVRFYPVSVILGEDSEPQPSYHKCSNIYESEPNFTVRKITRSSSIKELKNSVRGEENGAEEAAARGFVKGYRNSGKGEFNFRGFYGNEDGDDDDDEEEEDDASCSSSDLFELDHLIGAARYQEELPVYETTNLETNKAIASGLCL from the coding sequence ATGCACACAAGAGAAAGAAGAACTCCTTCcttctcctcttctctcctcGACGCCATTTGCCATTCCATTGACCACTCAAAATCCAACCTTCATCAGGATCAACCACCTTCTCTCTTCGATCACAACACCTTCCAAAAACCTCGCAATAAAGACAGAATGAATCTTCGCCGGGCGGTCATGCTGGAAGATTGGATGGACAAACATACTTCTCATTCCCGTTCCCTGAGTTCTCAGTTTCTCAACTACAGTTCAAGCTCCTCAGAATGCAGCTCTGGGGGGATATTTTCCTCTTCGGAAACCGACACGACAACCTTGAAGAAACAAAGACCAAGACCCACATCGGAGAAGAAGAAACAAGACCATAGGGTTTCCGAGAAGCAGAATAAAGAGGGTGGTTTCGCAAGGACCAAGTTGCGGGCTTTGAAAATTTACGGCGAATTGAATCAGAGAGTGAAGCAACCCATTTCACCGGGGAGTAGAATCGCTAGCTTCCTTAGCTCCATCTTCAACTCCCAGAACGTGAAGAAAGCCAAAATGTGTTACGTTGGGGCTGTTGAAGATGTTAGCTTTGAACACAAATCAAAGTCCCCGTGTTTCTCTTCCACTCCTTCTTCCTTCTCGAGAAGGTCTTGCATGAGCAAAACATCCTCTTCGGCTAAAAAATCCAACACCAATGGGGTCAAAAGATCCGTGAGGTTTTACCCCGTTAGCGTAATCCTAGGCGAGGATTCTGAACCCCAACCTAGTTATCACAAATGTAGCAACATTTATGAGAGTGAGCCTAATTTCACTGTGAGGAAGATCACCAGAAGTTCTTCGATAAAGGAGCTAAAGAACAGTGTTCGGGGAGAAGAAAATGGAGCTGAAGAAGCAGCAGCGCGTGGTTTCGTAAAAGGTTATCGAAATTCTGGTAAGGGTGAGTTTAATTTTAGAGGCTTTTATGGAAATGAGGATGGcgacgacgacgacgacgaagaagaagaagatgacgCGAGTTGTTCAAGTTCAGATTTGTTTGAGCTGGATCATCTTATTGGAGCTGCAAGGTACCAAGAAGAACTTCCTGTCTATGAAACTACCAATTTGGAAACAAATAAAGCCATTGCGAGTGGTCTATGTTTGTAG